The sequence GTTGGTTTCCCTTTATTGTTGGGCCATCACAATGTGCTAACATTTTAACTTGGTCAGCTCTACAGTCAATGAACAGACCCAGCTCCTTTCTTACATTTGGAAAACTGGCCTTAATATATCTTAAAAACTGCATTCATTCATTCAGCTTCACAAACCACCATTTCTGTCTGTGATCCACTGCTAACTTCCCCAGAACACCCCTATATTGCTCTCCAGCAATAACAGCCAGCAATCATCAGTACAGGCTTCCAGCGGGAACCAATAACAGGGTCAGGCTCTGCAACACTTTGCTCTGCTAGAGAAATCATTTAGGTGCATTCAGAAGAACTAAGAACATTGTCAAGTATCACAGCATAAAAGTTCTTATATTGAGACAATGGGGACACAGAGAAACCAGTGGAATGCACAGCTATTGATTTGGTGTCCAGAGGCGCAACAGTGAGGAATGTGTCAGGTATGGGCACATCATTGGAAGCATAATTATTTCCAATAATATGAATGTTGTCTGCAGCCATAGTTTCCATGAAATGTTGTTTCAACCATAAGAAAACAGGGTGCTATTCTGTGGCCTCCAAAAGAGAGTCAGCAGTGAGTGGGATTTGCCCTGGCCTTATATATAACAACTGCTGCCTTGACAATCAGCCCTATTTTTGAAGGCTCTGCAGGTGATTGGGGTATTCAAAGCCATGACAGCCCAAAGTGCTCACAAAAACACAATATCTCTTATTGGTGGAAAGAAACTGGAGTGGCATAGCATGATAGGGAACACCAGGCCATGACACCACCAACTTACTTGATGACCAATTCCTATGTCAACCATGGATAGACCAAAACATGAGCAGATTATGGGGGAAACTGCCTTATATCTTGTGAAAAGGAACACACAGTGAACTCACACTGAGAAAAGTTTGCTGTGCATGGAGTACCTTTCAACAGCGATCCCCCAGGCCAATTAACTAGCTAGAATAGCGTTGATCAAGAACCAACTGGAGTCCCTCAACTCTCCTTCTAGCGTTCCAAATACACGAACAAGCCAAGCTTCGTCGCGCAGAAACTCTGGCCATAATTCTGTCTGGTACGACGCGTGGGCTGTCGTAACAGAGATCTTCTATCCGAAGATCTTCAGGTACAGAGTAACTAGTCTCGTCTCTAGTGCTACATAACAAGAGGAGTGCAAAGAGAAACAgaagagtacggagtacatatgcTCCCGTCCGCCGCTCCTCCGGCCCTGCTGCTTGTATGTATTGCTGCAGGCCGAACTTCCCGAGAGAAACCGCTAAACTCGCTCGCAATACGTGGCTGCGCCAAGATGCCATCCGTTGCGATTCTAACCGGAACATTGTTGTTCCGCATATCTTCCAACGACGCATCTGCGCAATGCTTCACGACATGATCTCAGAATCTCCTCTTCACTTCACCCCAGACTCATGTCAGTGGCAGCCGGCCGGCCCCTGAGAATGCTGATAGTGAGATGTGCCATTGTTAAATCCAGTGCCCCAGTTGAGCGATGGGAAACAACTTTGATGCTTCCCATGGTGCAGCTCCACTTTCTCCTGAACTAAGCCGGGACCCTTCCCCTCAGACCAGCCTTGGGCGCACCACAATCACATGGAAACTCGGGCCAGGTTGCCAGTCGGCACGCTCTTTGTTTGCAATCAGCACTACACGTGTGGACACTGCTCTTCGATGCAATTTCCCACCCCCTACAATCCCCCCACTGAAACATTTTGGGCATGATATCATCACTGCGAAGCACCCCAGTGATCATGGGCTCCGGGATCGTTCGATAGAATACGGAGTagggagtactctgtagaacAAAGGAAAACGCCTGGCCAAAACCGTGGGTGACAATTTCCGCCCGGGAAACCCTGATCTCCGACTTTCGACGACTGGAGATCTGGAAGTCTGCCGAGTGGGTCTGGAGTtgcaagaaaaataaaaaataatactccgtagtagACCAAGGTTGGCACGGAGGATTGCCTACACATGCCACTATCTCCGCATTCCATTTGGTTCGTATTCTGCGCGTTGGGCCCGCACGTGGGGTCGTTAGGTCAGGGGAAGCGCGGTGCACTGGAATCATGATGATCAAAATCCTACCCAGATGGATATCAAGACATCCATGGAAAAGAACGGCTAGTGACAGTTCACGCGATGCGCGAAAAATCTTAACTCACAAGCGCCAGTGCAAGGTATCCTGTGGGAAAATATATAAAGGTTCTTAATGACCGCATGTTATTGCGGAGAATACGCCAGCATCGTTGGGTCATTGCGCCGGCAGGATTGACAATCATGCAGTACCGCGCGCTTTCTCTGCTGGCCCTCTCCGCCTCCACGGCTTCCGCCACCTACTCCGGGAACCTAAACTACCGTAGCCCTTCGCTCAACCACCCTGACTTAGGAATCTCTCTGAACAAAGTTGTTAAGAGATCTGATCCTGCGGCTGCCTTTGACCCCGCCAAACTGAACTTCACCCATGGAGTTGCATCTGGCGATCCATACGCAAATTCTGTTATCCTTTGGACGCGATGCTCTCCCACATCGGATGATGTGAATGATAACAGCCCCGTCACTGGCTCAAGCCCACTATATAACCCTGTTCCCATCCACAAATCTGGTGATGAGTACAAACCGATATCAAAGGCACCAGTGTGTGTTGAGTTTAAGATCGCTAAGGATAAGGAACTGAAGTGCGTGGTGGATGAAGGTGTGGTTTTTACTGGCTCCGATGTTGACTATACGGTCAAGGTAAGTTTCGTTTTGCAACGATATATGCATTGATTAACCTCGATAAAATAGGTGGAAGCAAAACACCTGAAGCCGTTCACCACATACTACTACCAATTCTCTGTGTGTGATTCCGACACGAAAAGTCCCATCGGTCGTACCAAAACGCTTCCAGAGGCATCTCAAGCCGTTGACCAGGTGAATTTAGCTGTGTACTCTTGCAGCAACTATCGTATGAACCCCCGTTCTCTTTTTGCATATCTTGTCTGCACGATTTACTAAGGAAATTATTTAGCTTCTGGCTTCTTCAATGCCTACGGGAATCCCGTACGAAAAGATTCTGTTGACTATGTCATCCACCTTGGGTAAAAACTGCTCCAATTCTCATAATGACAAATCTTACTTCTAACTACTTCGACTTGAATGCAGTGATTATTACTATGAATTCCCTGATGGATTATAGTGAGTTAAGATGTCCACAAATGAAGGAGGGAATGTTAACCGTTGGGTCTAGTGGATCAGGTAAAGGTATCGGGCGTGTACCTTTGCCAGACCGCACCTTGTACACTCTCTACGATTATCGTAAACGCCTTGCAACTCATCGAACTGATATTGACCTCCTTGCCAATCATCAGAATTTCCCCTGGATCCCAACATGGGACGATCACGGTATGTAAAGCCTTCCCCGCTTGATTACTGTCGTTCTAACCGCATGCACTCGGCAGAGGTGGGGGACAACACTTACCGTGATGGCTCCTCTTGGCTGAGGAATATCGAGCTCTCATTCTTGGCATCTGGTGGTGTTTCTGTGGATCAAAGAAAGATGAACGCAGTTCGCGCGTACTTTGAATGGATGCCAATCAGGTAAAATATGccttttcatcttttctcCGGAGCATTCGGCTCAGATATTTTTACAGACAGGTCGATATGGATGACAATCTTCGCATTTGGAGAAATTTCGAAATCGGATCACTTGTTGATCTCATGATGCTTGACACCAGACAATATGATCGTTCAATTACTGATCTATACTTCAATACCTTGTATGTCAAAAAATTGAAGGACGACGCCAGTCGCACTTTGATGGGTTCGCGGCAAGAAAACTGGTTTTACCGCAATCTGATCAAATCTTCCGTGCGTGGTGCTAAATGGCGCCTTGTCGGCAGTCAAATAGGTAAAATTGTCCCTGTTCTCCCTACGGGCTACGCTGCTAATAGTTATATCAGTGTTCTCGCACATCGACGACTCTGGTTTCAACCTGGATGCTTGGGATGGATATCAAGCAAACCGGAACCGCACATTTGAGACTCTCGTTGAAAATAAGATCAACAACACTATCTTGATCGCAGGGGATTCTCACGCGAACTGGGTCAGTGACATCGTGTGGTTAGACCATGCAGACTACGATGAAAAATCCGGATTAGGAGCCATTGGTGTTGAATTTGGTGGAACCGCGATCACATCGCCATCACCAGCTGGAGCAAAAGTCAAGATTCCTGCCGCGaacaagagatcaaagaAGCTGGTAGAGAAGAACTCTGTCCTTCAATGGTCCGAGATGTATTACCGTGGATATTTCGAGTTGCATATCACTCCAAAAGAGGTGGAAGCTAAGTTCTTTGGAACCCCTAAGATCCGGGAGCGCGATTTCAATGAGGTCTCTTTGGCGAACTTCACAGTCAAGGACGGAGCGAACCGCCTTCACCGCGGAGATATCGGCGTGCCTGGTGGAGGTGTTGTGGAAAATGGCTGGCTCAAAGGCGGGAAGACTGAGCGAACCGATCTTGCGAATAATACGGAGACCGGCCAGTGGAGCAAGATCAATTGAAAGGGCTTATATATGATATAATAGGAGCAGTGGTATCGAGTACGCAGTACACCGTATATAATTTGTAATAATTGTTTTGAGTACGATAGGTGATTTGTCGGCTGGCTGAGAAAAATTCAAGCTTGGTGATCTCACCATGGAGAGTGGATGCCTCTGACGACGGGCTGAATTAAAACTTATGGTATACTCTTGGGGAGACCATGCACATATAGGGTCAGCTAACTAATATTCCAAATGAATGATGAGAATCACGTTATCGGCCACCCGGACCACTTGTTCACCTGGTAGTGTTATTTCATCCCAGTCCTTCTTCACCCCCCTAAATCTTCCCACACGCCGGCCGGACTTGAATAAACACTGTCATTCTCTTCATTCTCTAATCCAAGCATACTTTGTGGTGATCTCTTTCTACTGATTTAAGTGGCCGTTCCGCATGGTGCATTTGCTGAGTTCATGGACCAACCATGTTGCCAGAACGCACTCCAATCCTCCACGTCTTCACGTCTCCCCtgaaacaaaaagaaatcagG is a genomic window of Coccidioides posadasii str. Silveira chromosome 3, complete sequence containing:
- a CDS encoding uncharacterized protein (EggNog:ENOG410PJBQ~COG:H); this translates as MLLRRIRQHRWVIAPAGLTIMQYRALSLLALSASTASATYSGNLNYRSPSLNHPDLGISLNKVVKRSDPAAAFDPAKLNFTHGVASGDPYANSVILWTRCSPTSDDVNDNSPVTGSSPLYNPVPIHKSGDEYKPISKAPVCVEFKIAKDKELKCVVDEGVVFTGSDVDYTVKVEAKHLKPFTTYYYQFSVCDSDTKSPIGRTKTLPEASQAVDQVNLAVYSCSNYPSGFFNAYGNPVRKDSVDYVIHLGDYYYEFPDGLYGSGKGIGRVPLPDRTLYTLYDYRKRLATHRTDIDLLANHQNFPWIPTWDDHEVGDNTYRDGSSWLRNIELSFLASGGVSVDQRKMNAVRAYFEWMPIRQVDMDDNLRIWRNFEIGSLVDLMMLDTRQYDRSITDLYFNTLYVKKLKDDASRTLMGSRQENWFYRNLIKSSVRGAKWRLVGSQIVFSHIDDSGFNLDAWDGYQANRNRTFETLVENKINNTILIAGDSHANWVSDIVWLDHADYDEKSGLGAIGVEFGGTAITSPSPAGAKVKIPAANKRSKKLVEKNSVLQWSEMYYRGYFELHITPKEVEAKFFGTPKIRERDFNEVSLANFTVKDGANRLHRGDIGVPGGGVVENGWLKGGKTERTDLANNTETGQWSKIN